A single window of Nomascus leucogenys isolate Asia chromosome 18, Asia_NLE_v1, whole genome shotgun sequence DNA harbors:
- the MISP gene encoding mitotic interactor and substrate of PLK1, whose translation MDRMTRYPILGIPEAHRGTGLVLDGDTSYTYHLVCTGPEASGWGQDEPQIWPTDHKAQQGVLRQGVSYSVQAYPGQPSPRGLHSETGEDEGLKVYRLGARDAHQRRPTWALHPEDREDEEMKIYRLDAGDTVPRRLCNLERERWAVIQGQAVRKSGTVATLQGTPDHGDPRTPGPPRSTPLEENVVDREQIDFLAARQQFLSLEQANKEVPRSSPARGAPAGASPGVSQAPKAFNKPHLANGHVVPIKPQVKGVVREENKVRAVPAWASGQVADDPGSLAPVESPGTRKETPIEREIRLAQEREADLREQRGIRRGTSHQELVEIPTRPLLTKVSLITAPRRERGRPSLYVQRDMVQETQREEDHRREGLHVGRATPDWVSEDPQPGLRRLLSSDSVLQPTPDAWAAEPAPEVRKVNRIPPDAYQPYLNPGTPQLEFSAFGAFGKPSSPSTVEAKAATSPKATMSPRHLSESSGKPLSAKQEPSKPPRGSLQANGGVVRGEYFRLHPLRFRAPDEPQQAQVSHVWGWEVAGAPALRLQKSQSSDLLEREVESVLRREREVAEERRNALFPEVFSPTPDENCDQDSRSSSQASGITGSYSVSESPFFSPIHLHSSLAWTAEEPVDSAPPGQGKKEQWYAGINPSDGINSEVLEAIRVTRHKNAMAERWESHIYASEEDD comes from the exons ATGGACCGCATGACCAGATACCCCATCCTGGGCATCCCAGAGGCACACCGTGGCACCGGCCTGGTGCTGGATGGAGACACCAGCTACACATACCATCTGGTGTGCACGGGCCCGGAGGCCAGCGGCTGGGGCCAGGATGAGCCGCAGATATGGCCCACTGACCACAAGGCCCAGCAGGGCGTGCTGAGGCAGGGGGTGTCCTACAGCGTGCAAGCCTACCCGGGCCAGCCGTCCCCACGGGGGCTCCACTCGGAGACCGGGGAGGACGAGGGTTTGAAGGTTTACCGCCTGGGCGCCAGGGATGCCCACCAGCGACGTCCAACATGGGCACTCCACCCAGAGGACAGGGAGGACGAGGAGATGAAGATTTACCGCCTGGATGCTGGGGACACCGTCCCCAGGAGGCTGTGTAACCTGGAGCGGGAGCGCTGGGCCGTCATCCAGGGCCAGGCAGTCAGGAAGAGCGGCACGGTGGCCACACTCCAGGGCACTCCTGACCACGGAGACCCCAGGACCCCCGGCCCACCTCGGTCCACGCCCCTGGAGGAGAACGTGGTTGACAGGGAGCAGATTGACTTCCTGGCAGCGAGACAGCAGTTCCTGAGTCTGGAGCAGGCGAACAAGGAGGTCCCTCGTAGCTCCCCGGCCAGGGGGGCCCCCGCAGGCGCATCCCCAGGGGTCAGCCAGGCCCCCAAGGCTTTCAACAAGCCCCACCTGGCCAACGGGCACGTAGTTCCCATCAAGCCCCAGGTGAagggggtggtcagggaagagAACAAGGTGCGTGCTGTGCCCGCCTGGGCCAGTGGTCAAGTTGCGGATGACCCTGGCTCCCTGGCCCCAGTGGAGTCCCCGGGGACCCGCAAGGAGACGCCCATCGAGCGGGAGATCCGTCTGGCTCAGGAGCGTGAGGCAGACCTGCGAGAGCAGAGGGGAATTCGGCGGGGAACCAGCCACCAGGAGCTGGTGGAAATCCCCACCAGGCCACTGCTGACCAAGGTGAGCCTGATCACAGCCCCACGGCGGGAGAGAGGGCGCCCGTCCCTCTACGTGCAGCGGGACATGGTACAGGAGACACAGCGCGAGGAAGACCACCGGCGGGAAGGCCTGCACGTGGGCCGGGCGACACCCGACTGGGTCTCGGAGGATCCCCAGCCTGGACTCCGGAGACTCCTCAGCTCGGACTCCGTCCTCCAACCGACCCCAGATGCCTGGGCGGCCGAACCAGCTCCAGAAGTGAGGAAGGTGAACCGCATTCCACCTGATGCGTACCAGCCGTACCTGAACCCCGGGACGCCCCAGCTAGAATTCTCAGCCTTCGGAGCATTCGGCAAGCCCAGCAGTCCCTCCACAGTGGAGGCCAAGGCTGCGACTTCACCAAAGGCCACGATGTCCCCGAGGCATCTCTCAGAATCCTCTGGAAAACCCCTGAGTGCAAAGCAAGAGCCGTCGAAGCCCCCTCGGGGATCCCTGCAAGCCAACGGGGGTGTCGTGCGGGGGGAGTACTTCCGCCTGCATCCTCTGCGGTTCAGGGCTCCAGACGAGCCCCAGCAGGCCCAAGTCTCCCATGTCTGGGGCTGGGAGGTGGCTGGGGCCCCGGCGCTGAGGCTGCAGAAGTCCCAGTCGTCTGATCTGCTGGAGAGGGAGGTGGAGAGCGTCCTGCGCCGGGAGCGAGAGGTGGCAGAGGAGCGGAGGAATGCTCTCTTCCCAGAGGTCTTCTCCCCAACGCCAGATGAGAACTGTGACCAGGACTCCAGGAGCTCTTCCCAGGCATCCG GCATCACGGGCAGTTACTCAGTGTCTGAGTCTCCTTTCTTCAGCCCCATCCacctgcactcaagcctggcgtGGACAGCGGAAGAGCCAGTGGACAGCGCTCCTCCCGGGCAGGGAAAGAAGGAGCAGTGG TACGCTGGCATCAACCCCTCAGATGGTATCAACTCGGAG GTCCTGGAAGCCATACGGGTGACCCGTCACAAGAATGCCATGGCAGAGCGCTGGGAATCCCACATCTACGCCAGTGAGGAGGATGACTGA